In one Deltaproteobacteria bacterium genomic region, the following are encoded:
- a CDS encoding hydantoinase B/oxoprolinase family protein, whose amino-acid sequence MTTNGVVDPITMEILSHRLHQIAREMGITLERVGGTVNTTQQHDYMASLYTADGDVLSGGESLGQHV is encoded by the coding sequence ATGACCACAAACGGCGTCGTCGATCCCATCACCATGGAGATCTTGTCGCACCGGCTTCATCAGATCGCCCGGGAGATGGGCATCACGCTCGAAAGGGTGGGCGGCACGGTCAACACCACGCAGCAGCACGACTACATGGCTTCGCTGTATACCGCGGACGGTGACGTGCTGTCCGGGGGCGAGTCGCTGGGCCAGCACGTC
- a CDS encoding hydantoinase/oxoprolinase family protein, which produces MVGVDVGGTFTDCVVLDSDGMLTIGKALSTPYDFSVGVVDSLENATENLGLPAVGDLLGATRLFFHACTVADNTLITRAGAVTGLVVTEGFPDTFLMMRGNVHLGLTETESSHLAALQKPAPLVPRGLTEEVPGRIDYKGSVLIDTDVRRIEEGVERLIGKGVESVAVCLLWSIANSAHEKAVAEVIGRKHPDVHVTCSSDIAPFLGEYERTTTTIFSAYIAPKIVAYMRSLQGKLAGNGLKSAPLVMQAYGGMLSIEATSRKAIGTLESGPAAGVVGSKFIADMIDEPNVLATDMGGTTFKVSLVRGGLIERDFQPVFERYSILAPKIWVASIGAGGGSIAWLDGKSGLLKVGPRGAGASPGPVAYGLGGTEPTVCDADVVLGYLNPGYFLGGRMTLDKEKAVAAIEERIAKPLDMTTVQAAGGIFRIINAHMSDLIRRCTVERGYDPREFAMVAIGGSAPVHVARCAAQLGVRKVVIPLTASVHAATGLISADVTYEYGMSDHAVVPLDPARLNGGFDKLCARAAEDLSNAGFAPEDTVILRSVDMRYRYQVNEINVPVPGTGPLREADLEQLCDRFDELYEQSYGKGSGYPEAGREMLSLRVTAVGKLARPAVHKMSLEPGDVREARKERRDVYFEEYEDFTATDIYDFGRLRPGMSIAGPAVIETPVTTIVVNPNDRAEMDAFRNVVIHLG; this is translated from the coding sequence ATGGTCGGCGTGGACGTCGGCGGCACCTTCACCGACTGCGTGGTGCTGGACAGTGACGGCATGCTGACCATCGGCAAGGCCCTGTCGACTCCCTACGACTTTTCCGTGGGCGTGGTCGACTCCCTCGAGAATGCGACGGAGAACCTGGGGCTTCCAGCCGTGGGCGACCTGCTGGGCGCCACGCGTCTCTTCTTCCACGCGTGCACGGTGGCCGACAACACGCTGATCACTCGGGCCGGGGCCGTCACCGGGCTGGTGGTCACCGAGGGCTTCCCGGACACGTTCCTGATGATGCGCGGTAACGTTCACCTTGGGCTGACGGAGACCGAATCCTCTCACTTGGCGGCTCTCCAGAAGCCCGCGCCGCTGGTCCCCCGCGGGCTCACGGAAGAAGTGCCGGGCCGGATCGACTACAAGGGATCGGTGCTTATCGACACCGATGTCCGGCGGATCGAGGAAGGGGTCGAGCGGCTGATCGGCAAGGGGGTGGAGTCCGTCGCCGTCTGCCTGCTCTGGTCCATCGCCAACAGCGCCCACGAGAAGGCCGTCGCGGAGGTGATCGGCCGCAAGCACCCTGATGTCCATGTCACGTGCTCCAGCGACATCGCCCCTTTCCTGGGAGAATACGAGCGTACGACGACGACCATTTTCAGCGCCTACATCGCCCCCAAGATCGTTGCCTACATGCGAAGTCTTCAGGGAAAGCTCGCCGGCAACGGACTCAAGAGCGCCCCTCTCGTCATGCAAGCCTACGGCGGCATGCTGAGCATCGAGGCCACGTCCCGGAAAGCCATAGGAACCCTGGAATCGGGACCCGCGGCCGGAGTCGTGGGCAGCAAGTTCATCGCGGACATGATCGACGAGCCCAATGTTCTGGCCACCGACATGGGCGGCACCACCTTCAAGGTGAGCCTGGTGCGGGGAGGGCTTATCGAGCGTGACTTCCAGCCCGTGTTCGAACGCTACAGCATTCTGGCTCCGAAGATCTGGGTGGCGTCCATCGGGGCGGGAGGCGGCAGCATCGCCTGGCTCGACGGCAAGTCGGGACTGCTGAAGGTCGGCCCTCGGGGAGCGGGCGCCTCTCCCGGCCCCGTGGCCTATGGGCTCGGCGGAACCGAGCCCACCGTGTGCGATGCCGACGTGGTCCTGGGTTATTTGAACCCGGGGTACTTCCTGGGGGGCCGCATGACCCTGGACAAGGAGAAGGCCGTCGCCGCCATCGAGGAGCGTATCGCCAAGCCGCTGGATATGACGACGGTCCAGGCGGCCGGTGGCATCTTCCGCATCATCAACGCCCATATGAGCGACCTCATCCGCCGCTGTACGGTGGAGCGCGGATACGACCCGCGGGAGTTCGCCATGGTTGCCATCGGCGGATCGGCGCCCGTCCATGTGGCTCGTTGCGCCGCCCAGCTCGGGGTCCGCAAGGTGGTGATTCCACTGACGGCTTCGGTCCATGCGGCGACCGGGCTGATCTCCGCGGACGTTACCTACGAGTACGGCATGTCCGACCACGCGGTGGTTCCACTGGACCCGGCGCGACTCAACGGAGGCTTCGACAAGCTCTGTGCCCGCGCCGCCGAAGACCTGTCCAATGCCGGTTTCGCGCCGGAGGACACGGTGATTCTCCGGAGCGTCGACATGCGCTACCGCTATCAGGTCAACGAGATCAACGTTCCGGTTCCGGGGACGGGGCCGTTGCGGGAGGCCGATCTGGAGCAGCTCTGCGACCGCTTCGACGAGTTGTACGAGCAGTCGTACGGAAAAGGGTCCGGCTATCCGGAAGCCGGCAGGGAGATGCTCTCGCTCCGAGTCACCGCCGTTGGAAAGCTGGCGAGACCGGCCGTTCACAAGATGTCGCTCGAGCCGGGCGACGTCCGGGAGGCTCGCAAGGAGCGGCGGGACGTGTACTTCGAGGAATACGAAGACTTCACCGCCACGGATATCTATGATTTCGGACGGTTGCGGCCGGGCATGAGCATCGCCGGACCGGCTGTCATCGAGACGCCGGTGACCACCATCGTGGTGAACCCGAACGACCGCGCGGAGATGGACGCGTTCCGCAACGTCGTGATCCATTTGGGCTAG
- a CDS encoding HEPN domain-containing protein gives MTEKGFDASDWIDRVVTALRVLASAQEPYLQAHWQHNPREQIIVDGRDETPFPLDDVRVIYAEARYSLSFGREAEYAPLRRVLDPARHALLSHPELERVAVAGRIVGENDFWMRLVNSGTSISAGGLIAGLMARAAELSGDGLRTAVCELNAFLSPARDGKAAGVLGSLDEGCDVLLFYGLTVSERIDVEDAMAIFPFGEVRRFVDQELVEELAPPAAGFHGWRSVAAVVRPFRWRPEFRRRGSVNDPMSCPPAPFFPEAQTFLDLLAVSHAAPMLRLATISGCIDRSAARLLGLGRKGPGIYQKWVANGFEGFAECPVLRPAALDEAREAFEERQSARYQEMAPFVARLAEALGRDGRFAMHDKVVDVVIALEGMYELPKRKKLRKLENRVSGFLGTDADDRRKIRESVRSLYEARSAVVHSGSREAWPFRNGAAFVKGFDLARRSLFKFLREGVPENRDKLGAAGE, from the coding sequence ATGACCGAGAAGGGGTTCGACGCCAGCGACTGGATTGACCGGGTGGTGACTGCTCTTCGAGTGCTGGCATCGGCGCAGGAGCCCTACCTGCAGGCGCATTGGCAGCACAATCCGCGCGAGCAGATAATCGTCGACGGTCGGGACGAGACGCCGTTTCCGCTGGATGACGTGCGCGTGATCTATGCCGAGGCGCGATACAGCCTGTCCTTCGGTCGAGAAGCCGAGTACGCTCCCCTTCGCAGGGTCCTCGATCCAGCGCGCCACGCCTTGCTGTCCCACCCCGAGCTAGAGCGGGTGGCGGTAGCGGGCCGAATCGTGGGTGAGAATGATTTCTGGATGCGGTTGGTGAACTCGGGGACGTCGATCTCGGCCGGGGGCCTGATTGCGGGGCTAATGGCGCGGGCCGCGGAGTTGTCGGGCGACGGGTTGCGGACGGCGGTGTGTGAACTGAATGCCTTCCTCTCGCCAGCCAGGGATGGTAAGGCGGCCGGTGTGCTGGGCAGTCTCGACGAGGGTTGCGACGTATTGCTGTTCTATGGTCTCACCGTGAGCGAGAGGATCGACGTCGAAGACGCCATGGCGATCTTTCCGTTCGGGGAAGTTCGGCGGTTCGTGGACCAAGAGTTGGTGGAAGAACTCGCCCCGCCGGCCGCCGGCTTCCACGGATGGCGCTCGGTGGCCGCAGTGGTCAGGCCGTTTCGGTGGCGGCCGGAATTCAGGCGGAGGGGCAGCGTAAACGACCCCATGAGTTGCCCGCCGGCACCGTTCTTTCCAGAGGCGCAGACGTTCCTGGACTTGCTCGCCGTGAGCCATGCAGCGCCGATGCTGCGGCTCGCAACGATATCGGGTTGTATCGACCGTTCTGCGGCTCGTCTATTGGGCCTGGGGAGAAAAGGTCCGGGGATTTACCAGAAATGGGTGGCGAATGGCTTCGAGGGCTTCGCGGAGTGCCCGGTGCTGAGGCCAGCGGCGCTCGACGAGGCGCGGGAGGCTTTCGAGGAACGCCAGAGCGCGCGCTACCAGGAGATGGCGCCCTTCGTGGCGCGACTGGCCGAGGCGCTTGGACGGGATGGCCGGTTTGCAATGCACGACAAGGTCGTGGATGTCGTAATCGCACTCGAAGGTATGTACGAGTTGCCCAAACGGAAAAAACTGCGAAAGCTGGAGAACAGGGTTTCCGGCTTTCTTGGAACTGACGCGGATGATCGGCGAAAGATCAGGGAGAGCGTCAGGAGTCTGTATGAGGCCCGCTCCGCGGTTGTTCACAGCGGGTCGCGCGAGGCATGGCCGTTCAGAAACGGCGCGGCGTTCGTCAAGGGTTTCGACTTGGCTCGGCGGTCGCTGTTCAAGTTTTTACGCGAAGGTGTACCCGAGAATCGGGACAAACTGGGGGCCGCAGGCGAGTGA
- a CDS encoding type II toxin-antitoxin system HicB family antitoxin, producing the protein MELYRLRFVLRDPSDETEGKYLAEIPDLPGCRAWGDTRAQALESLQGVATAFIESYRDRGERLPEKVEAAIVDAQHYEGLGEVMVAV; encoded by the coding sequence ATGGAACTGTACAGGCTAAGATTCGTCCTGCGGGATCCGTCGGATGAAACCGAAGGCAAGTACCTTGCCGAAATCCCCGACTTGCCCGGCTGCCGAGCTTGGGGAGACACCCGTGCTCAGGCGCTAGAGAGCCTTCAAGGCGTTGCCACGGCTTTCATTGAGTCCTACCGGGACCGAGGCGAGCGGCTTCCGGAAAAGGTTGAAGCAGCCATCGTTGACGCTCAGCACTACGAGGGTCTCGGTGAGGTCATGGTTGCAGTTTGA
- a CDS encoding lamin tail domain-containing protein, whose protein sequence is MRVTLFLLPLFALLIAGFDGNAADRRPDKSRLVVMTFNGEFLWDGRPPEEGQVNFAWKNSPDEADERLQAIAGIIAAHNPDIVNLVEVEGLTALEHLNSTFLSGRGYAAYLLKGKDSFTGQDVGLLTRIDPEGGAIERDDRSGRSGSTLKSVSKNYFAKLDVGERKIALIGIHYLSRPADLSRLHQRQAQADATLNQARELAAAGYGIIILGDFNDYTGEQAALDINDHAPITDVMARLQGMDPGTPDDDLVNALRFVPKAQRYTSYWDRDEDSRIDEPQEYSAIDHILISGALTEYIAWVHIDHGHDPRKLTDHFPVIVRFDFPGVASGPDGQAAVKIAWLLPNPVGDERQNEAAAVMNTGLATVSLTGWTLRDAAGRTWSLDALGTLAAGQSAEIMRAGQPMSLNNAGDRVDLLDGSGAIRDSVSYGPSGEGERVEFQ, encoded by the coding sequence ATGAGGGTTACCCTGTTCCTGCTTCCTCTGTTTGCTCTTCTCATTGCCGGTTTCGACGGCAACGCTGCGGACCGGCGGCCCGATAAAAGCCGGCTGGTCGTGATGACCTTTAACGGCGAGTTCCTTTGGGACGGCCGTCCGCCGGAAGAAGGCCAGGTGAATTTCGCATGGAAGAACTCACCCGATGAGGCGGACGAACGGTTGCAGGCGATCGCGGGCATCATCGCGGCACACAATCCTGACATTGTCAATCTCGTCGAGGTAGAAGGGCTTACGGCGCTTGAGCACCTGAATTCCACCTTCCTGTCGGGGCGGGGCTACGCGGCCTATCTGCTCAAGGGCAAGGACAGTTTCACCGGGCAGGATGTGGGGCTGCTCACAAGGATCGATCCCGAGGGCGGCGCGATCGAGCGCGACGACCGATCCGGCCGGAGTGGAAGCACACTCAAATCCGTGTCGAAGAACTATTTCGCCAAGCTGGATGTGGGCGAGCGCAAGATCGCACTCATCGGCATTCACTACCTTTCGCGGCCGGCGGACTTATCGCGCCTGCATCAGCGGCAGGCGCAGGCCGATGCCACATTGAATCAGGCACGCGAACTGGCCGCCGCCGGGTACGGCATCATCATCCTCGGCGACTTCAACGACTACACGGGCGAACAAGCCGCTCTCGACATCAACGATCACGCGCCGATCACGGATGTGATGGCGCGGTTGCAGGGCATGGACCCAGGGACTCCGGATGATGATCTGGTGAACGCGCTAAGATTCGTACCCAAGGCGCAGCGCTATACGTCGTACTGGGACCGGGACGAAGATTCACGCATCGACGAGCCACAAGAATATTCGGCCATCGATCATATCCTGATCTCCGGGGCTCTGACCGAGTACATTGCATGGGTGCACATCGATCACGGGCACGACCCGCGTAAACTGACGGATCATTTCCCGGTCATTGTGCGCTTCGATTTTCCGGGCGTGGCGTCGGGGCCAGACGGCCAGGCGGCAGTCAAGATCGCATGGCTGCTGCCGAACCCGGTGGGTGACGAGCGGCAGAATGAAGCGGCGGCCGTCATGAATACGGGCTTGGCCACCGTGTCGCTAACAGGTTGGACGCTGCGAGATGCGGCGGGGCGCACATGGTCGCTTGATGCACTTGGCACACTCGCGGCAGGACAAAGCGCAGAGATCATGCGTGCGGGCCAGCCGATGTCGCTGAACAATGCCGGCGACCGGGTGGACCTGCTGGATGGGAGCGGGGCTATTCGGGATAGCGTTTCCTATGGGCCGTCCGGGGAAGGCGAGCGGGTGGAGTTTCAGTGA